Proteins encoded within one genomic window of Leptolyngbya sp. SIO1E4:
- a CDS encoding ABC transporter ATP-binding protein — translation MNQTIDSFLAALAKEPVASDEHLLELRNISKAFAKKHILDGVDLTVSRGEAIAIIGPSGTGKSTILRIIAGLLAADAGEIYITGQRRVGLIEDAKDPVGISMVFQQSALFDSLTVEENVGFLLYEHSDLSAREIHNLVEAVLDMVGLPGISDRYPAELSGGMRKRVSFARAIMCNPQKPQERPDLLLYDEPTAGLDPIASTVIEDLIREIQSSRVCSSYLIVTHQDSTIRRAADRVIFLHQGKIQWDGSVQEIDKTDNPFMRQFLNGSIKGPIY, via the coding sequence ATGAACCAAACTATCGATTCATTTTTGGCAGCGTTGGCAAAGGAGCCTGTTGCGAGTGATGAACACTTACTGGAATTACGCAATATCAGTAAGGCATTTGCGAAAAAGCACATCCTCGATGGTGTTGACCTCACCGTTTCTCGCGGGGAGGCTATCGCGATCATCGGCCCTTCAGGTACAGGAAAGTCTACCATTCTAAGAATTATCGCCGGATTACTCGCTGCAGACGCAGGGGAAATTTATATCACTGGCCAGCGGCGAGTTGGATTAATCGAAGATGCCAAAGATCCAGTTGGCATCAGTATGGTATTCCAACAATCAGCGCTCTTTGATTCGCTGACGGTGGAAGAGAATGTCGGTTTTTTGCTTTATGAGCATTCTGATCTGTCAGCTCGTGAAATTCATAATTTAGTCGAAGCAGTTTTGGACATGGTAGGTTTGCCAGGGATTAGCGATCGCTATCCGGCAGAGCTTTCAGGCGGGATGCGGAAACGAGTCAGCTTTGCTCGGGCCATTATGTGCAACCCTCAAAAGCCGCAAGAACGCCCCGATCTGCTGCTATACGATGAACCCACAGCGGGTCTAGACCCTATAGCGTCTACCGTGATTGAAGATCTGATTCGCGAAATCCAGAGTAGCCGAGTCTGTAGTTCTTATTTGATCGTCACTCACCAAGACAGTACCATTCGCCGCGCTGCCGACCGAGTTATATTCTTGCACCAAGGCAAAATCCAATGGGATGGTAGCGTTCAGGAAATTGACAAAACAGATAATCCTTTTATGCGTCAATTTCTCAATGGGAGTATCAAGGGGCCTATCTATTAG
- a CDS encoding zinc-dependent alcohol dehydrogenase family protein, which produces MKQVLYRNFGNPTEVLEVVESDASMLAEGQARIKVLRAPINPSDVAQIAGQYGVKPELPAIAGLEGLGRVVEVNGGGINEGQLVLLPSTGTWATEMIGAIDQLVPLPEGDLDQLAMLRVNPATAYLLLTEFVELKAGDWVILSAANSAVGSYILQLAKARGLNLVCVVRRESAVAALKQAGADVVLVDGIDLVEQVRKATGAEMKLALDAVAGDTFGRLAETLEEAGTIVLYGGMSNKPASVEIDSILFRDVRVRGFWLLPWLLKTSKKEQTRVYGELTMAVAAGILHAPVEKHFLLDKITDAITYTMAGERKGKVLLAPSGL; this is translated from the coding sequence ATGAAGCAGGTTTTATATCGCAACTTTGGCAATCCGACAGAGGTCCTGGAGGTAGTAGAAAGCGATGCTTCCATGCTGGCTGAAGGACAGGCACGAATTAAGGTACTTAGAGCTCCCATTAATCCATCTGATGTGGCTCAAATCGCTGGTCAGTATGGAGTAAAGCCTGAACTTCCAGCGATCGCTGGTCTTGAAGGACTGGGTCGAGTGGTTGAGGTCAATGGTGGCGGCATTAATGAAGGGCAGCTGGTACTTTTGCCTTCAACGGGTACCTGGGCCACAGAAATGATAGGCGCTATCGATCAACTGGTGCCTTTGCCAGAGGGCGATTTGGATCAGCTGGCCATGCTCCGTGTAAATCCGGCCACCGCATATTTGTTGCTGACCGAGTTTGTAGAACTCAAAGCAGGGGATTGGGTAATACTATCTGCTGCCAATTCAGCTGTGGGCAGCTATATTTTGCAATTGGCAAAAGCTCGTGGGCTAAATCTAGTTTGTGTTGTAAGACGCGAGAGTGCGGTGGCAGCCCTTAAACAAGCCGGTGCAGATGTAGTTTTAGTTGACGGAATAGATCTTGTTGAACAAGTTCGTAAAGCCACTGGTGCGGAAATGAAGTTAGCACTTGACGCGGTGGCGGGCGACACGTTTGGTCGACTGGCAGAAACGTTAGAGGAGGCTGGAACAATAGTTCTCTACGGTGGCATGTCGAATAAACCAGCTTCGGTAGAAATCGACTCAATTCTTTTCCGCGATGTTCGCGTGCGAGGCTTCTGGTTGCTGCCCTGGTTGCTCAAAACTAGCAAAAAAGAACAAACAAGAGTTTATGGTGAATTGACCATGGCTGTGGCCGCAGGCATACTACATGCGCCAGTTGAAAAACATTTCTTGCTAGATAAGATTACAGATGCCATCACCTACACCATGGCTGGAGAACGCAAGGGTAAAGTTCTGTTGGCTCCAAGTGGCCTGTAA
- a CDS encoding TetR/AcrR family transcriptional regulator — translation MGRKSLAAERKEDILNAFEQCILERGIEGTSFQHIAQVLGVDRKMISHYFGNREALVDAMTQRIDNGFNSRMNEALANLEQSASIIELVETFYDQNESNEHTEILWAEITAYATRSEAVRQRLRQSYDKMFWSIGEALKREHPNVPKNQFQTAVHTIATLLERSSMFQWLGVKEVSVKSVKAAIEKVLESLE, via the coding sequence GTGGGACGGAAAAGCTTAGCTGCCGAGCGGAAAGAGGATATTCTCAACGCCTTTGAACAGTGCATTCTGGAACGAGGCATTGAAGGAACCTCGTTTCAGCACATTGCGCAGGTGTTGGGGGTGGACCGGAAAATGATCAGCCACTACTTTGGTAATCGGGAAGCATTAGTCGATGCGATGACCCAACGAATCGACAACGGATTTAACTCGCGCATGAATGAGGCACTAGCCAATCTGGAGCAGTCGGCCAGCATCATAGAACTTGTAGAGACGTTTTATGATCAGAATGAATCTAATGAGCACACTGAAATCCTTTGGGCTGAAATCACAGCTTATGCGACGAGATCTGAGGCTGTTCGACAGCGACTTCGGCAGAGCTACGACAAGATGTTCTGGTCTATAGGCGAGGCCCTGAAGCGAGAGCATCCAAATGTGCCTAAGAATCAGTTCCAGACAGCAGTCCATACTATTGCTACCCTGCTTGAGCGATCGTCCATGTTTCAGTGGCTCGGAGTGAAAGAAGTTTCAGTAAAGTCTGTAAAGGCAGCAATTGAAAAAGTCTTGGAGAGTCTGGAGTAG
- a CDS encoding mechanosensitive ion channel family protein gives MKIVPRFILHWSFGICIAIFLGLGLSPASAQLFDFNNQDIDIPARSDITVNRQGTIEYAIVRLDGRPLFPVAAEVQDNAPSGETSETQDAGEENGTVGGDGAATSAPSPPTARERVRQVENNLAAVLAQELSPNELRIVSGSLNDQAVIFASDRTREKSLQIVTITDLDVKLAGQTQSEVILDWVSSIREALERALQERQPQFLWKQVRTALKLFGGLVGISLLVAYNQRILKQHWNRLLQKNRTHQLTHREQMEDEMKSTPSLNEFAMLKPLKYLSMGLPLLTFMRRSDINITLRRLLQWIQLAIWLGGVIAILYLFPQTRDLGRWLSQVPVNFLGIVLVAGLANKLGAILIDYALQMWAEQEALKPTGFQRQAYRTPTLSVALKGLLMSVCFAAGLIWFLYELRVPMAPVLTGAGIIGFAFSLSAQNLIRDMINGILILSEDQYAVGDVIAIDSVIGFVEFMDLRITQLRTSDGELVSIPNSAITMVRNLSNGWSRVDFEIEVSYETDIDKAMGVMETVIEDMRLEPIWCDRIIEPAEILGVDRLTHTGTLIRIWIKTQPLQQWNVSREFRRRLKRAFEDHNIPLGVPQQHLWVRNAHDLAIMEQVVQSHSNVNSSPDAFDSFQSSNPSNSFHSSPQTTEDHKP, from the coding sequence ATGAAAATTGTGCCGCGATTTATCCTGCACTGGAGTTTTGGCATTTGTATTGCGATTTTCCTTGGCTTAGGGCTTTCTCCCGCCTCAGCCCAGCTCTTTGACTTCAACAACCAGGATATAGACATTCCGGCTCGCTCTGACATCACTGTGAACCGTCAGGGTACTATCGAATACGCCATCGTTAGGCTAGATGGAAGACCTCTATTTCCAGTGGCTGCTGAAGTCCAGGACAATGCACCCTCTGGCGAAACGAGTGAAACTCAAGATGCTGGCGAAGAAAATGGTACTGTTGGAGGGGATGGTGCTGCGACCTCTGCACCATCCCCTCCAACAGCACGGGAGCGAGTCCGTCAGGTGGAAAATAATCTGGCGGCTGTCTTGGCTCAAGAGCTGAGCCCGAATGAGCTAAGAATTGTCTCCGGTAGCCTCAACGACCAAGCAGTAATTTTTGCGTCAGACCGCACCCGTGAGAAATCGCTCCAAATTGTCACCATCACAGATTTGGATGTAAAACTGGCTGGGCAGACTCAGTCTGAGGTGATTTTGGATTGGGTCAGTTCAATTCGTGAGGCACTTGAGCGAGCCTTGCAAGAACGACAGCCCCAGTTTCTGTGGAAGCAAGTACGTACTGCCCTCAAACTGTTTGGTGGCTTAGTTGGGATCAGTCTTCTAGTTGCGTACAACCAGCGCATTCTCAAACAACACTGGAACCGGTTGCTCCAGAAAAATCGTACCCATCAGTTGACTCACCGCGAGCAGATGGAAGACGAGATGAAAAGCACGCCATCGCTAAACGAGTTTGCGATGCTGAAACCACTGAAATATCTTTCGATGGGTCTGCCCCTTCTAACGTTTATGCGCAGAAGCGACATTAATATAACTTTGCGCCGCCTATTGCAGTGGATACAGTTAGCGATTTGGCTAGGAGGGGTTATCGCCATTCTATATCTGTTTCCTCAGACTCGCGATTTGGGGCGTTGGCTGTCCCAAGTTCCAGTGAATTTTTTGGGCATTGTCTTGGTGGCTGGACTCGCCAATAAGCTCGGAGCCATTTTGATCGACTACGCTCTCCAGATGTGGGCAGAGCAAGAAGCCCTTAAGCCGACCGGATTTCAGCGCCAAGCCTATCGAACCCCTACCCTTTCCGTAGCCCTTAAAGGACTGCTAATGTCGGTGTGTTTCGCGGCTGGGCTCATCTGGTTCTTGTATGAACTGCGGGTGCCAATGGCCCCAGTGCTCACTGGCGCAGGTATTATCGGCTTCGCTTTCTCGCTCAGTGCCCAAAACCTCATCCGCGACATGATCAACGGCATCCTGATTCTGAGTGAAGACCAATATGCTGTGGGCGATGTCATTGCTATCGACAGCGTGATTGGCTTTGTTGAGTTCATGGATCTGCGTATTACTCAACTGCGCACGTCCGATGGAGAATTAGTATCGATTCCCAACAGTGCCATCACGATGGTGCGAAACCTTTCGAATGGCTGGTCGCGGGTCGATTTTGAAATTGAGGTGTCTTATGAAACCGATATCGATAAGGCGATGGGGGTGATGGAGACGGTGATCGAAGACATGCGACTAGAGCCCATATGGTGCGATCGCATCATTGAGCCTGCTGAAATCTTAGGTGTGGATAGGCTGACTCATACGGGCACCTTAATTCGCATTTGGATTAAGACGCAACCCTTGCAGCAGTGGAATGTGTCGCGAGAGTTTCGGCGGCGACTCAAACGTGCATTCGAAGACCACAACATTCCTCTCGGCGTGCCCCAACAGCATCTCTGGGTACGCAATGCCCATGACCTTGCCATCATGGAACAGGTGGTGCAATCGCACTCCAATGTGAATTCATCTCCAGATGCTTTCGATTCCTTTCAGTCTTCGAATCCCTCAAATTCATTCCATTCCTCACCTCAAACAACTGAAGATCACAAGCCATAA
- a CDS encoding 4-hydroxybenzoate octaprenyltransferase codes for MNNQDPQDNLLDKDLRINSFNSNETTLSDSQQKLEGSDSPNSSSLSETFAQPETYCSKHIPSLQETKAVAATSNTLNPSLNQQHSVADAGLNNWVDRFAPGAIRPYLQLMRVDRPAGIWLFFLPLCCSLALAAEPGQPPSFRLMLLFFIFATAMRGAGCTINDMIDRDLDSQVERTRSRPIPSGQVTVLQAGIFAIVLLAIGIGTTLTLNRFTWMLTLGSVLLLTLYPFMKRITWWPQAFLGITFNWGILLGWAAVHGHLSYSAWLLYAGGAFWTFGYDTIYAHQDKSDDEQANIRSSARALGSKSRQVVALSYAIAMVLMTSAGLSGGLGGWFIVALVPVGIQLTLQVSQVDLNAPSSCLEAFKSNQIVGVCLLIAFTFGQLMQSASAL; via the coding sequence ATGAACAACCAAGATCCGCAGGATAATCTTCTTGACAAAGACCTTCGCATCAACAGCTTCAACTCAAATGAGACCACCTTGAGCGACTCCCAACAGAAGCTAGAAGGCTCTGATTCTCCTAACAGCAGCAGCCTGTCAGAAACGTTTGCTCAACCAGAGACCTATTGCTCCAAGCACATACCCTCTCTTCAAGAGACCAAGGCAGTTGCAGCTACTTCAAATACGCTTAATCCGTCTCTGAATCAGCAGCATTCTGTTGCTGACGCTGGCCTCAACAACTGGGTAGATAGATTCGCCCCTGGCGCTATTCGTCCCTATCTCCAGTTAATGCGTGTCGATCGTCCGGCTGGAATATGGTTATTTTTCCTTCCCTTATGTTGTTCTCTTGCGCTGGCAGCAGAACCGGGTCAGCCGCCTTCATTCAGATTAATGTTGCTCTTTTTTATCTTTGCGACAGCTATGCGGGGAGCGGGTTGCACCATTAATGACATGATTGATCGCGATCTGGACAGCCAGGTCGAACGTACCCGCTCACGCCCCATTCCCAGTGGTCAGGTTACTGTTCTCCAGGCCGGTATATTTGCAATAGTACTTTTAGCGATTGGTATTGGGACGACATTAACCCTGAACCGCTTTACCTGGATGCTGACCTTGGGGTCTGTTCTCTTGCTGACCCTATATCCGTTTATGAAACGGATTACCTGGTGGCCCCAGGCTTTTTTAGGCATTACCTTTAACTGGGGCATCCTCTTAGGCTGGGCTGCAGTCCATGGCCATTTATCCTATTCTGCATGGCTGCTCTATGCGGGTGGTGCTTTCTGGACCTTTGGTTATGACACAATTTATGCCCATCAAGATAAATCGGATGATGAGCAGGCCAATATTCGCTCAAGTGCCCGAGCACTCGGCTCAAAATCTCGGCAAGTCGTGGCTTTGTCCTATGCGATCGCAATGGTTTTAATGACTTCAGCAGGGCTCTCAGGTGGGCTTGGCGGGTGGTTTATCGTGGCATTGGTACCCGTGGGGATACAGCTAACCCTGCAAGTTAGTCAGGTAGATTTGAACGCTCCGAGTAGCTGTCTCGAGGCTTTTAAGTCTAATCAAATTGTTGGGGTATGTTTGTTGATCGCTTTTACGTTCGGGCAGTTAATGCAGTCAGCAAGTGCACTGTAA
- a CDS encoding SDR family oxidoreductase gives MERPPAGMPVSCLPQARPLYLVADDRGVAPLLAAKFATVGIATQVVSVAPADATHLVVLSGLNRCPTPQDVEREIFGLFSQLRNCAAALRAGGGLFVTVQDTGGAFAAHHCDGQQAWLGGLAAFAKTAGREWPQLAVKAIDVAFTDPETVAASLFEELMGGGPEREVGLGENRTTPSPIAVAAPLGRSPFNDGDVLVVSGGARGVAAECVLALAACQPLRLGLLGRSVLVEESRELARLADETALRQHFIASASGKATPMEINRQVSRIMASREVRSTLANLTALGCEARYKTVDVTQTAALEAALDSLRQDWGAIHGVIHAAGVLRDKAIADMTPDQFAIVFRTKVDGLRALLRVTQPDTLKLLCCFSSIAARVGNPGQLNYNVANTTLNAVCLAEKVRRPDCVVKSIGWGAWDGGMVTPALKRHFEAQGVDLIGRQTGARAFVAEVFAGADSAVEVLLTGALGRGFASLAGHIIHRENHGEKDV, from the coding sequence GTGGAGCGTCCACCAGCCGGGATGCCCGTCAGCTGTCTTCCCCAGGCCCGTCCCTTGTATCTCGTCGCAGACGATCGCGGAGTCGCGCCCCTTTTGGCCGCGAAATTCGCGACAGTGGGCATTGCAACCCAGGTGGTCTCGGTTGCCCCGGCTGACGCAACGCACCTTGTCGTTTTATCCGGTTTGAACCGTTGCCCCACCCCCCAGGACGTAGAGCGAGAAATTTTCGGGCTGTTCTCCCAGCTCCGCAACTGTGCGGCGGCCTTGCGGGCGGGCGGCGGACTGTTCGTGACCGTGCAGGATACCGGCGGAGCGTTTGCGGCTCACCATTGCGACGGCCAGCAGGCTTGGCTGGGGGGACTCGCCGCCTTTGCCAAAACCGCCGGGCGAGAATGGCCCCAGTTGGCGGTGAAAGCGATCGATGTGGCGTTTACCGATCCTGAAACCGTGGCCGCATCGCTGTTTGAGGAATTGATGGGCGGCGGGCCCGAACGTGAAGTGGGTTTGGGCGAAAACCGGACGACCCCCTCACCGATCGCGGTGGCCGCCCCGTTGGGGCGATCGCCGTTCAACGATGGGGATGTCTTGGTCGTCAGTGGCGGCGCGCGCGGGGTGGCGGCCGAGTGTGTGTTGGCCCTGGCCGCCTGTCAACCGTTACGGCTGGGGCTGCTTGGTCGGAGTGTTTTAGTTGAAGAGAGCCGCGAACTCGCGCGTCTGGCTGACGAGACCGCCCTGAGACAGCATTTCATCGCCAGTGCCTCGGGCAAAGCCACCCCCATGGAGATTAACCGACAAGTCAGCCGCATTATGGCCAGCCGTGAAGTGCGTAGCACCTTAGCAAACCTTACAGCGCTGGGTTGCGAAGCCCGTTACAAAACTGTCGATGTCACCCAAACCGCCGCTCTCGAAGCCGCCCTCGATAGCCTCCGTCAGGACTGGGGAGCTATCCACGGCGTGATTCATGCGGCTGGGGTATTGCGGGATAAAGCGATCGCGGATATGACCCCAGACCAATTTGCGATCGTATTCCGAACTAAGGTGGATGGGCTGCGGGCACTCCTGAGGGTCACCCAGCCGGATACCTTGAAACTGTTGTGTTGTTTCTCCTCCATTGCTGCGCGGGTCGGCAATCCTGGTCAGCTGAATTACAACGTCGCGAATACCACCTTGAATGCGGTGTGCCTGGCGGAAAAAGTGCGCCGTCCGGACTGTGTGGTGAAAAGCATTGGCTGGGGCGCTTGGGATGGGGGCATGGTCACGCCCGCATTAAAACGACACTTTGAAGCACAGGGAGTAGACCTCATTGGACGCCAAACGGGCGCGCGCGCCTTTGTGGCAGAAGTTTTTGCTGGCGCAGACAGTGCCGTCGAAGTTCTCTTAACCGGCGCACTGGGGCGTGGTTTTGCCTCGCTCGCAGGTCACATCATCCATAGGGAAAATCATGGCGAAAAAGACGTTTGA